In one Nitrososphaera viennensis EN76 genomic region, the following are encoded:
- a CDS encoding GTP cyclohydrolase IIa, which translates to MIQLTIIRIEGYGPWTLTLGYDREAQLQMLQARIYHDVQRLFHEKDCLVYFNRFDEYFAITNGVTVAQHAEIAHALAILYNDLKMSMAIGAGKTALEASMSAYNARKENRLADEKARIFGSAAASGETSAQIMHIDVDSSTKLTGRLSPYEVTALVMKLYGRLAEEFLKLDALTFFLGGDNFMVISNGVTGAQADEVIKKVTAGLDVKFNCGIGIGKNGRRAAEAATKALDTIRDMRDEGKIQTIYEIRC; encoded by the coding sequence ATGATTCAGCTTACAATCATTAGGATCGAGGGCTACGGTCCCTGGACGCTCACGCTCGGCTACGACAGGGAGGCGCAGCTGCAGATGCTGCAGGCAAGAATCTACCATGACGTACAGCGCCTCTTCCACGAAAAGGACTGCCTCGTCTATTTCAACCGCTTTGACGAGTATTTCGCAATCACAAACGGCGTCACGGTCGCACAGCACGCGGAAATCGCGCACGCGCTTGCGATCCTCTACAATGACCTGAAAATGTCGATGGCGATCGGCGCCGGCAAGACAGCGCTTGAGGCCAGCATGAGCGCATACAATGCAAGAAAGGAAAACAGGCTTGCTGATGAAAAGGCGCGGATATTCGGTTCTGCCGCTGCAAGCGGCGAAACATCGGCGCAGATAATGCACATCGACGTCGACAGCTCGACAAAGCTGACGGGCAGGCTGTCGCCGTATGAAGTGACAGCATTGGTAATGAAGCTGTACGGCAGGCTGGCAGAGGAGTTCCTGAAACTTGATGCGCTGACGTTCTTTCTTGGTGGCGACAACTTTATGGTAATCTCTAACGGCGTGACGGGGGCGCAGGCCGACGAGGTGATAAAAAAGGTGACGGCAGGACTTGACGTCAAGTTCAACTGCGGAATCGGCATCGGCAAGAACGGCCGAAGGGCCGCAGAAGCAGCCACCAAGGCCCTCGACACGATCCGAGACATGCGCGACGAGGGCAAGATCCAGACGATCTATGAAATACGATGCTAG